The Pirellulimonas nuda genome includes a region encoding these proteins:
- a CDS encoding polyprenyl synthetase family protein has translation MSLAPTTLADARDRVRTLLADVQPHLDRVDDRLRVELSSQHPMIDRVLQHGVRLGGKRLRPALVLLAGEATGGVTEGHVTLATVMEMIHTATLVHDDVLDEASLRRHEDTVNARWGNETSVLLGDFLFSHAFTLASTLGDAGLCRAIGKATNTVCEGELRQTLSGGDTALSEADYFAIIEAKTAALCACCCELGARWSGAEEATVGRLSRFGMALGVAFQIADDLLDLVATEAGAGKTVGADLAKRKLTLPVIHARDSLVNGPRQSLLGLLEKGDNASRRRVVEHLESVGAFGYAQQQAERYADLAAAELEGLPPSPAVDSLRAMARFSVRRSA, from the coding sequence ATGAGCCTCGCCCCCACCACGCTCGCAGACGCCCGTGACCGGGTCCGTACGCTTCTGGCTGATGTGCAGCCGCACCTCGACCGCGTTGACGACCGGCTCCGGGTCGAGCTCTCTAGCCAGCATCCGATGATCGATCGCGTGCTGCAGCACGGGGTTCGGCTTGGGGGCAAACGCTTGCGGCCCGCCCTTGTGCTGTTGGCCGGCGAGGCCACCGGCGGCGTGACCGAGGGGCACGTGACGCTGGCGACCGTCATGGAGATGATCCACACCGCCACGTTGGTGCACGATGATGTGCTCGACGAGGCGTCGCTCCGCCGGCACGAGGACACGGTCAACGCCCGCTGGGGGAACGAGACCAGCGTCCTTCTGGGCGACTTCTTGTTCTCGCACGCATTTACCCTCGCGAGCACCCTAGGCGACGCCGGCCTGTGTCGCGCGATCGGAAAGGCGACAAACACGGTGTGTGAGGGGGAACTGCGTCAGACGCTAAGCGGGGGGGACACCGCTCTCTCCGAGGCCGACTACTTTGCGATTATTGAAGCGAAGACCGCCGCGTTGTGCGCATGCTGCTGCGAGCTGGGCGCGCGGTGGTCGGGCGCCGAAGAAGCGACCGTCGGCAGGCTTTCCCGGTTCGGAATGGCGCTGGGCGTGGCGTTCCAGATCGCCGACGACCTGCTTGATCTCGTAGCCACCGAAGCGGGCGCCGGAAAGACGGTTGGGGCTGATTTGGCCAAACGCAAGCTCACGCTGCCGGTGATTCACGCCCGCGACAGCCTAGTGAACGGTCCGCGGCAGTCGCTGCTGGGTCTCTTGGAGAAGGGCGACAATGCGAGCCGCCGCAGGGTGGTTGAGCACCTAGAGTCGGTCGGCGCGTTTGGCTACGCCCAGCAGCAAGCCGAGCGATACGCCGACCTCGCCGCCGCAGAGCTCGAAGGGCTGCCGCCCTCGCCGGCCGTCGATTCGCTGCGGGCGATGGCCCGGTTCTCGGTCCGCCGCTCGGCGTGA
- the moaC gene encoding cyclic pyranopterin monophosphate synthase MoaC, whose protein sequence is MRQQLSHFGPSGDARMVDVGAKPVSRRRAVASGLVRMLPESLQTIRDRESSKGDVLEIARLAGIMAAKKTADLIPLCHPLALESVEVSFEFMPPDLLQIRSVALIESKTGVEMEALTAVSVAALTVYDMLKGVDRGMTIERLNLEEKSGGVSGEWRRPAPAN, encoded by the coding sequence GTGAGGCAGCAGCTTTCGCATTTCGGACCCAGCGGCGACGCGCGGATGGTGGATGTCGGCGCCAAGCCGGTTTCCCGTCGGCGGGCGGTCGCGTCTGGACTGGTGCGGATGTTGCCGGAATCCCTCCAAACGATCCGCGATCGGGAGTCGTCCAAGGGAGACGTCTTGGAGATAGCCCGATTGGCCGGCATCATGGCGGCCAAGAAAACGGCCGACCTCATCCCTCTGTGCCACCCGTTGGCCTTAGAGTCGGTGGAGGTATCCTTCGAGTTCATGCCTCCCGACCTGCTACAGATCCGCTCCGTGGCATTGATAGAAAGCAAGACCGGCGTCGAGATGGAAGCGCTTACTGCGGTAAGCGTCGCCGCGCTCACCGTTTACGATATGCTCAAGGGAGTCGATCGTGGCATGACAATCGAGCGACTCAACCTCGAAGAGAAATCGGGGGGCGTCTCGGGTGAATGGCGCCGGCCCGCCCCCGCGAATTGA
- a CDS encoding helix-turn-helix domain-containing protein — MKVFTTGQVAKICKVAPRTVSKWFDSGRLKGYRIPGSQDRRIPREYLIRFLKEHGMPLGDLEDEAMAKVLIVAQDQVLIENLKRELPVERSFRTSTAASGFEAGIQSESFHPDCIIVDFSIGHVEALQICQNLRRNVDFTETILIALLPDDGSSMSFDRSSINETFKKPFDAALLAERLRTLIGAKKELV, encoded by the coding sequence ATGAAGGTCTTTACTACGGGTCAGGTCGCCAAGATCTGTAAAGTGGCGCCACGTACCGTGAGCAAGTGGTTTGACTCCGGCCGCCTCAAGGGCTACCGCATCCCAGGTTCACAGGACCGGCGTATTCCTCGCGAATACCTGATCCGGTTCCTGAAGGAGCACGGGATGCCGCTGGGCGACCTAGAAGATGAGGCGATGGCCAAGGTGCTCATCGTCGCGCAGGATCAGGTGCTCATCGAGAACCTGAAACGCGAGCTGCCGGTGGAACGCTCGTTCCGCACGTCGACCGCCGCCAGCGGCTTCGAGGCTGGCATCCAGTCCGAGAGCTTCCACCCCGACTGCATTATTGTTGACTTCTCGATCGGCCACGTCGAGGCGCTGCAGATCTGCCAGAACCTGCGTCGCAACGTCGATTTCACCGAGACGATCTTGATCGCGTTGCTGCCGGACGACGGGTCGAGCATGAGCTTCGACCGCTCCAGCATCAACGAGACCTTCAAGAAGCCCTTCGACGCCGCACTGCTCGCAGAACGGCTGCGGACGCTGATCGGCGCCAAGAAGGAGCTCGTCTAG
- the miaA gene encoding tRNA (adenosine(37)-N6)-dimethylallyltransferase MiaA: protein MNEITAENDPTRCWYLTGATAVGKTAVALELASRLGAEVLSLDSMAVYRGMDIGTAKPSPEQQRQVPHHLIDVVDPSDDFSVAQYRSLALAKIVEVRGRGKEVLFVGGTPLYLKIMLRGMFDGPAADPALRAEIEAQLEQIGTPAAHARLAAIDPVAASAIHPNDARRIIRALEVFHATGQPISHQQFEFEEGAPAEQRRVFVLRRERADQHRRIEERVEAMLAAGLVEEARGLTSKGRTLGPTASQAVGYREAFDFIAGAISEAEMTARIQARTRRFAKRQGTWFRGLSECRFVDVGETDAKQQAERIMVDGA, encoded by the coding sequence TTGAACGAGATTACCGCGGAAAACGACCCCACGCGCTGCTGGTACCTAACGGGCGCCACTGCCGTAGGCAAAACAGCGGTAGCGCTCGAGCTAGCCAGCCGCCTGGGCGCCGAAGTGCTTTCGCTCGACTCGATGGCCGTGTACCGAGGGATGGATATTGGCACAGCCAAGCCGAGCCCCGAACAGCAGCGGCAGGTCCCCCACCACCTGATCGACGTGGTCGATCCGTCCGACGACTTTAGCGTCGCACAGTACCGTTCCCTGGCGTTGGCTAAGATCGTCGAGGTCCGCGGGCGCGGCAAAGAGGTGCTGTTCGTTGGCGGAACCCCGCTCTACTTGAAGATCATGCTGCGGGGGATGTTCGACGGCCCGGCGGCCGACCCGGCGCTCCGGGCCGAGATCGAGGCCCAACTGGAGCAGATAGGCACTCCGGCCGCGCACGCCCGGCTGGCCGCGATCGACCCTGTGGCGGCCTCGGCAATCCACCCTAACGACGCCCGACGGATCATCCGCGCCCTGGAGGTGTTCCACGCAACGGGGCAGCCGATTAGCCACCAGCAGTTCGAGTTCGAGGAGGGCGCCCCCGCCGAGCAGCGGCGGGTGTTCGTGCTGCGGCGGGAACGTGCAGACCAACACCGTAGGATCGAAGAACGCGTCGAAGCGATGCTTGCCGCTGGGCTGGTCGAAGAGGCCCGCGGGCTAACAAGCAAGGGCCGCACGCTTGGCCCCACCGCCAGCCAGGCGGTCGGCTACAGAGAGGCGTTCGATTTTATCGCGGGCGCGATCAGCGAGGCAGAGATGACCGCCCGCATCCAGGCCCGCACACGGCGGTTTGCAAAGCGGCAGGGGACGTGGTTTAGGGGCCTAAGTGAGTGCCGGTTTGTCGATGTGGGCGAGACGGATGCGAAGCAGCAGGCAGAACGGATCATGGTGGATGGCGCCTAA